Proteins encoded by one window of Clostridium perfringens:
- a CDS encoding single-stranded DNA-binding protein: MNKIVLLGRLVKDPELRYVEGGEKVYTKFTIAVARNFKSSTGERKKDFIPIIMWEKKAEIACKYLKKGDLLSVSGRLITRSFEDTEGKRRYIVEVSVEDFKCVNFNHDRVDNNF; this comes from the coding sequence ATGAATAAAATAGTTTTATTAGGACGTTTAGTAAAGGATCCAGAGTTAAGATATGTAGAGGGTGGGGAGAAGGTATATACAAAATTCACAATTGCTGTGGCAAGAAATTTTAAATCTTCCACAGGAGAAAGAAAAAAAGATTTTATTCCAATAATAATGTGGGAGAAAAAAGCAGAGATAGCTTGTAAATATCTAAAAAAGGGAGATCTTTTAAGTGTTAGTGGAAGACTTATAACAAGAAGCTTTGAGGATACTGAAGGGAAGAGAAGATATATTGTAGAAGTATCAGTAGAAGATTTTAAATGTGTTAATTTTAATCATGATAGAGTAGATAATAACTTTTAA